From uncultured Desulfobacter sp.:
GTGGGGCAATCCTATAAAGGTGCCATTGCCCTGGCTGAATTTGCCCATGTCATGGCCGCCTATTATGATGTCAACATTGCCCTTCATACGGATCATTGCCACCCTGAATATGTGGATTCTTTTTTAATGCCTCTGATCGAAGAGACCGCAAAGCGCCGCGCCAAGGGGCTGCCCAATCTATTCAGCTCCCACATGTACGACGGTTCTGCTTTGCCCATGGCTGAAAATATTGCCGCCTCCAAAAAAATTATGACGGACTGTGTGGCCAATGACCTGATCCTGGAAATTGAAACCGGCGTGGTTGGCGGCGAGGAAGATGGCCATGATACGTCAGGGGTGAAAAAAGAAAAATTGTATACAACACCCGAAGATATGGTGTTGGCTGCAAAGGAACTGGGTTCCATGGGACGGTTCCTTTTGGCCGCCACCTTTGGCAATGTGCATGGGGTGTACAAGCCGGGTAATGTGGTGCTCAAACCCACAATTTTAAAAGACGGTCAGGAGGCGGTGGCCAAAGCGGTTGGTGCCGGCACCCGGCTGGACCTGGTGTTCCATGGCGGATCCGGTTCTGAATTAAAGGATATCCACGAGGCCCTTGATTACGGGGTGGTTAAAATGAATGTGGATACAGACACCCAGTACGCCTATACCCGGCCCGTAGCGGACCATATGCTGAAAAATTATGATGGTGTGCTCAAAATTGAAGGGGAAGTGGGCAACAAAAAAGTGTACGACCCCCGCTCCTGGGGCAAAAAAGCTGAACGGGGCATGGCCGACCGGATCATGCAGGCCTGCCGGGACTTAAGATCCGAAGGCACGTCCCTTGGAAAAAATATTTGAAGGAGAAAAAGTGAAAAAGCTGTTCCTGTTTGTTTTTGCCCTGACTTTATTTGTGATACCGACTGCCCAGGCGTTAACCCCGAAAGATACCCTTGTCATGGCGTTTAATATTGATGAGATTATTTCCCTGGATCCGGCTGAAATTTTTGAATTTGCCAGTGCTGAATGTGCTGCCAACGCATACGATCGCCTGATTAACTATAATGTTGATAATGTCAGTGAGATATATCCGGGCATTGCTGAAAGCTGGGAAATTTCCGATGACGGTTTGACCTACACATTTAAAATCAGGAAAGGTGTCACCTTTGCCTCGGGCAACAAGCTGTCAGCAGACGATGTCGTATTTTCTCTTCGCCGTGTTGTTCTGCTCGACAAGTCGCCGGCCTTTATTCTGACCCAATTTGGATTTACGCCTGAAAATGTGAAAAAGACCATCACCAAGGTGGATGATTACACGGTTAAAATCATTGTGGATCAGGCCTACGCCCCCACTTTTTTTCTTTACTGCCTGACCTCAACAGCCGGGTCTGTTGTGGATAAAAAAGAGGTATTGGCCCATGAAAAAGAGGGTGATCTTGGCTATGGCTGGCTTAAGACCGCATATGCCGGTTCCGGGCCCTATACACTAAGAACCTGGAAGGCATCGGAAATCATAATGCTGGATGCCAATAAAAATTACTGGGGAGATGCGCCCAAATTGAAACGCATCATCATCCGGCATATTGTCGGATCATCAAGCCAGCGCATGCTGCTCGAAAAAGGCGACATTGATATGGCAAGAAATCTGACTGCGGATGATTTGAAAAGTCTGGAAAAGAACAAAGATATAAAAATTCAAAAAAGGGCCAAAGGCAGGGTCTATTACCTGGGGCTCAACCAGAAAAATAAGTATCTCAAGAGCCCTGAGGTGCGCCAGGCACTTAAGTATCTGATTGATTATAAAGGTATGGAA
This genomic window contains:
- the fbaA gene encoding class II fructose-bisphosphate aldolase; translation: MPIVNHQQYCRMLDNAKQNKFAYPAINTTSSETINAALLAFKEANSDGIIQVSTGGGSFASGLGVGQSYKGAIALAEFAHVMAAYYDVNIALHTDHCHPEYVDSFLMPLIEETAKRRAKGLPNLFSSHMYDGSALPMAENIAASKKIMTDCVANDLILEIETGVVGGEEDGHDTSGVKKEKLYTTPEDMVLAAKELGSMGRFLLAATFGNVHGVYKPGNVVLKPTILKDGQEAVAKAVGAGTRLDLVFHGGSGSELKDIHEALDYGVVKMNVDTDTQYAYTRPVADHMLKNYDGVLKIEGEVGNKKVYDPRSWGKKAERGMADRIMQACRDLRSEGTSLGKNI
- a CDS encoding ABC transporter substrate-binding protein, with translation MKKLFLFVFALTLFVIPTAQALTPKDTLVMAFNIDEIISLDPAEIFEFASAECAANAYDRLINYNVDNVSEIYPGIAESWEISDDGLTYTFKIRKGVTFASGNKLSADDVVFSLRRVVLLDKSPAFILTQFGFTPENVKKTITKVDDYTVKIIVDQAYAPTFFLYCLTSTAGSVVDKKEVLAHEKEGDLGYGWLKTAYAGSGPYTLRTWKASEIIMLDANKNYWGDAPKLKRIIIRHIVGSSSQRMLLEKGDIDMARNLTADDLKSLEKNKDIKIQKRAKGRVYYLGLNQKNKYLKSPEVRQALKYLIDYKGMEQTILSGKATIHQAFLPKGFLGALEETPFSLDIEKAKVLLKKAGFENGFTVTMETRSAEPVTSMALYIQSSFAKAGIKVEIIPGDGKQTLTKYRARRHDIYIGDWGPDYMDPHTNADTFARNPDNSDDAKFKSLAWRNAWDIPDMTKKTGAAVLERDTAKRARMYLDLQREHQQRSPFVIMFQDIEVVAERANIKNFILGPSFDSNFYQYTTK